In a single window of the Bos javanicus breed banteng chromosome 16, ARS-OSU_banteng_1.0, whole genome shotgun sequence genome:
- the MAD2L2 gene encoding mitotic spindle assembly checkpoint protein MAD2B isoform X1: MTTLTRQDLNFGQVVADVLCEFLEVAVHLILYVREVYPVGIFQKRKKYNVPVQMSCHPELNQYIQDTLHCVKPLLEKNDVEKVVVVILDKEHRPVEKFVFEITQPPLLSISSDSLLSHVEQLLRAFILKISVCDAVLDHNPPGCTFTVLVHTREAATRNMEKIQVIKDFPWILADEQDVHMHDPRLIPLKTMTSDILKMQLYVEERAHKSS, encoded by the exons ATGACCACGCTCACGCGACAGGACCTCAACTTTGGTCAAG TGGTGGCCGATGTGCTCTGCGAGTTCCTGGAGGTGGCGGTGCACCTGATCCTCTACGTGCGTGAGGTCTACCCGGTGGGCATCTTCCAGAAGCGTAAGAAGTACAACGTGCCTGTCCAG ATGTCCTGTCACCCGGAGCTGAACCAGTATATCCAGGACACATTGCACTGCGTCAAGCCACTCCTGGAGAAG AATGACGTGGAGAAAGTGGTGGTAGTGATTTTGGACAAGGAGCACCGCCCAGTGGAGAAATTCGTCTTTGAAATCACCCAGCCCCCGCTGCTATCCATCAG cTCCGACTCCCTGCTGTCTCACGTGGAACAGCTGCTCCGAGCCTTCATCCTGAAGATCAGTGTGTGTGATGCTGTTCTGGACCACAACCCCCCAG GCTGTACCTTCACTGTCTTAGTGCACACGAGAGAAGCCGCCACTCGCAACATGGAGAAGATCCAGGTCATCAAG GACTTCCCCTGGATCCTGGCAGACGAACAGGATGTCCACATGCACGACCCCCGACTGATACCTCTAAAGACCATGACATCAGACATCTTAAAG ATGCAGCTCTACGTAGAAGAGCGGGCGCATAAAAGCAGCTGA
- the MAD2L2 gene encoding mitotic spindle assembly checkpoint protein MAD2B isoform X2: MTTLTRQDLNFGQVVADVLCEFLEVAVHLILYVREVYPVGIFQKRKKYNVPVQNDVEKVVVVILDKEHRPVEKFVFEITQPPLLSISSDSLLSHVEQLLRAFILKISVCDAVLDHNPPGCTFTVLVHTREAATRNMEKIQVIKDFPWILADEQDVHMHDPRLIPLKTMTSDILKMQLYVEERAHKSS, from the exons ATGACCACGCTCACGCGACAGGACCTCAACTTTGGTCAAG TGGTGGCCGATGTGCTCTGCGAGTTCCTGGAGGTGGCGGTGCACCTGATCCTCTACGTGCGTGAGGTCTACCCGGTGGGCATCTTCCAGAAGCGTAAGAAGTACAACGTGCCTGTCCAG AATGACGTGGAGAAAGTGGTGGTAGTGATTTTGGACAAGGAGCACCGCCCAGTGGAGAAATTCGTCTTTGAAATCACCCAGCCCCCGCTGCTATCCATCAG cTCCGACTCCCTGCTGTCTCACGTGGAACAGCTGCTCCGAGCCTTCATCCTGAAGATCAGTGTGTGTGATGCTGTTCTGGACCACAACCCCCCAG GCTGTACCTTCACTGTCTTAGTGCACACGAGAGAAGCCGCCACTCGCAACATGGAGAAGATCCAGGTCATCAAG GACTTCCCCTGGATCCTGGCAGACGAACAGGATGTCCACATGCACGACCCCCGACTGATACCTCTAAAGACCATGACATCAGACATCTTAAAG ATGCAGCTCTACGTAGAAGAGCGGGCGCATAAAAGCAGCTGA